A stretch of DNA from Deltaproteobacteria bacterium:
CGGGCAGACCGTCCACAAGGGTTTGGATATCCACGGCCGAGGAAAACCAGTGGGCCAACCCCTCCACCCAACCGGGGCCGGGCCGATATTCATCCCGGGTCATGAGGCCAAGATGCCGGGACGGGATGGTCAGGTCGTCGCGCCGGGGCAGACTGAAGATTCGGAAATTTGGGCACAGGTCGAGGCCGCCAACGGCCTCGGCAACGAGACGTTCATGCTTGGACCCGCCCAATCTGTTCAGGAAAACACCGGACAAGTTCAGGTCCTCGTCGTAGCGGGCAAAGCCGAGGACCACGGCCGCCGCCGAGGCCCCCATGCCCCGGCCATCCACGACCAGAAAAACGGGCAGGCCGAGGAGCCGGGCCAGATAGGCGGCCGAGCCCGGCCCACCGTCAAACAAACCCATGGCCCCTTCCACGACCATGAGGTCTGTTCCTTCTGACGTTCGGGACAACACTCCGGCTACGGCCTCGGGCCCCATCATCCATGGATCCAGCGTGTGGGCCGCCTCCCCGGTGACGAGTTCATGCAGCCCCGGATCGATGAAATCCGGGCCGGACTTGAAGGATTGGACGCGCATTCCGGCCTGCCGGGCCGCGGCCAAAAGGCCCAGGACCACGGTGGTCTTACCCGTGCCGCTGCCTGTCCCGGCCACCAAGAGGGCCTTGGTCATGCCCGGCCCTTCTTGATCAATAGAAGGGACAGATAGTGCGGGTCGTCCGGAAGATCGGCCAGCCCTCGGACCACGGTCTCGCCCTCCAGGCCCAGGCGGGAG
This window harbors:
- a CDS encoding cobyrinate a,c-diamide synthase; translation: MTKALLVAGTGSGTGKTTVVLGLLAAARQAGMRVQSFKSGPDFIDPGLHELVTGEAAHTLDPWMMGPEAVAGVLSRTSEGTDLMVVEGAMGLFDGGPGSAAYLARLLGLPVFLVVDGRGMGASAAAVVLGFARYDEDLNLSGVFLNRLGGSKHERLVAEAVGGLDLCPNFRIFSLPRRDDLTIPSRHLGLMTRDEYRPGPGWVEGLAHWFSSAVDIQTLVDGLP